One Setaria italica strain Yugu1 chromosome I, Setaria_italica_v2.0, whole genome shotgun sequence DNA window includes the following coding sequences:
- the LOC101757346 gene encoding beta-1,3-galactosyltransferase 6: MASRPISLVLLTVILLAVIYLVVFPNGFKLAEVFGSSSCDNGAAASTTSSAVQLTAGAVDLRVFIGIVTVPGAYERRALLRLAYSLQPRPVRAVVDVRFVLCAVDKEEDRILVSLEIIAHGDILVLNCTENMNDGKTYAYFSAVPRLFAAEPYDYVGKTDDDTYYRLASLADSLRGKARRDAYHGYLTPCHWRPEKQYMSGMGYIVSWDVAAWIAGTPELRDDHDDWEDVNFGGWLRKGGRYKNVYNEEPRMYDYWDREMDADVNCFRHEHMADTVAVHKLKDRLKWARTLFFFNATQGLKPSKMYNIDLQNNIYRV; the protein is encoded by the coding sequence ATGGCATCTCGTCCCATCTCCCTCGTCCTCCTCACTGTCATCCTTCTCGCGGTCATCTACCTCGTCGTCTTCCCCAACGGCTTCAAGCTCGCGGAGGTGTTTGGATCGTCGTCGTGCGACAATGGCGCCgcggcgtcgacgacgtcgtcggcgGTCCAGCTGACCGCTGGCGCCGTGGACCTGCGCGTGTTCATCGGCATCGTGACCGTGCCTGGCGCGTACGAGCGGCGCGCGCTGCTGCGTCTGGCCTACTCCCTCCAGCCGCGGCCCGTCCGGGCGGTGGTGGACGTGCGCTTCGTCCTCTGCGCCGTCGACAAGGAGGAGGACCGCATCCTGGTGTCGCTGGAGATCATCGCGCACGGCGACATCCTGGTGCTCAACTGCACGGAGAACATGAACGACGGCAAGACCTACGCCTACTTCTCCGCCGTGCCGCGGCTCTTCGCGGCGGAGCCGTACGACTACGTGGGCAAGACCGACGACGACACCTACTACCGCCTGGCGTCGCTGGCGGACTCGCTCCGGGGCAAGGCGCGGCGCGACGCGTACCACGGGTACCTGACGCCCTGCCACTGGCGGCCGGAGAAGCAGTACATGTCCGGGATGGGGTACATCGTGTCATGGGACGTGGCGGCGTGGATCGCGGGGACGCCGGAGCTCCGGGACGACCACGACGACTGGGAGGACGTCAACTTCGGCGGGTGGCTGCGGAAGGGGGGAAGGTACAAGAACGTGTACAACGAGGAGCCGAGGATGTATGACTACTGGGACAGGGAGATGGACGCCGACGTGAACTGCTTCCGGCACGAGCACATGGCGGACACCGTGGCCGTGCACAAGCTCAAGGACCGCCTCAAGTGGGCGCGCACGCTCTTCTTCTTCAACGCCACCCAGGGGCTCAAGCCTTCCAAGATGTACAATATAGACTTGCAGAACAACATCTACCGGGTGTAG
- the LOC101758160 gene encoding peptidyl-prolyl cis-trans isomerase CYP21-4: MARIKPKQLLIQSKTKKAPSRISYSTIVTWNLIVVLVVLSLYATYRHWHERSAQDIEMDLHQAELAVRPDDSKMTSRPGYAVMNTGKGPITIEIYKDASADVVNRFINLCKSNHFKGMPFRHIIKNFVIQGGDFDFDGAAQEWITKAKASGKNDLSPKHEAFMIGTAKNPNSKGFDLFITTAPIPDLNDKLVVFGRVIKGEDIVQEIEEVDTDEHYQPKTPIGIMNIILKQEP; the protein is encoded by the exons ATGGCGAGGATAAAGCCCAAGCAATTGCTCATTCAAAGCAAGACGAAGAAGGCTCCATCTCGAATCAGTTACTCTACTATCGTCACATGGAACCTGATTGTCGTCTTGGTTGTGCTATCTCTCTATGCCACTTACAGGCATTGGCATGAAAG ATCAGCCCAAGACATTGAAATGGATCTTCATCAAGCTGAG CTTGCTGTGCGACCAGATGATTCAAAAATGACAAGTAGACCGGGATATGCA GTTATGAACACTGGCAAAGGTCCAATTACTATAGAAATATACAAAGATGCTTCTGCTGATGTTGTGAATAGATTTATCAACTTGTG CAAGAGTAATCACTTCAAAGGAATGCCATTCCGCCATATCATAAAAAATTTTGTAATTCAAGGTGgtgattttgattttgatggAGCTGCCCAAGAATGGATAACAAAAGCGAAAGCCAGTGGGAAAAATGATCTCAG TCCAAAGCACGAAGCATTTATGATTGGGACTGCTAAGAATCCTAATAGCAAAGGATTTGATTTGTTTATCACGACTGCCCCAATTCCTGATTTGAATGACAAGCTTGTTGTATTTGGGCGAGTCATCAAGGGAGAGGATATTGTTCAG GAGATTGAAGAAGTCGACACCGATGAGCATTATCAGCCAAAGACCCCCATAGGCATCATGAACATCATACTAAAACAGGAGCCATGA
- the LOC101757747 gene encoding 60S ribosomal protein L35a-1: MVKGRTGQRVRLYVRGTILGYKRSKSNQYETTSLVQIEGVNTKEDVAWYAGKRMAYIYKAKTKSNDTHYRCIWGKVTRPHGNSGVVRAKFKSNLPPESMGRKVRVFMYPSSI; this comes from the exons aTGGTGAAGGGGCGCACGGGGCAGCGCGTCAGGCTCTACGTCCGGGGCACCATCCTCGGATACAAGAG GTCCAAGTCGAACCAGTACGAGACCACGTCGCTGGTGCAGATCGAGGGGGTGAACACCAAGGAGGACGTCGCGTGGTACGCCGGGAAGCGCATGGCGTACATCTACAAGGCCAAGACCAAGAGCAACGACACCCACTACCGCTGCATCTGGGGCAAGGTCACCCGCCCACACGGCAACTCCGGCGTCGTCCGCGCCAAGTTCAAGTCCAACCTGCCGCCGGAATCCATG gGGCGCAAGGTCAGGGTCTTCATGTACCCCAGCAGCATCTAA